gatcgaaaaaaaaaaagggaatggaTTTCACAGGTAAAGCACAAGGAACCAACCTTTCCTTCCATGTAGCGAATCAATCTAGAGAGAGACAACGGAGGCTTGTTCACCTTACTCATGAACAGCCTCTTCAATATCACCGCATTGAACCTGCTTCCAGTCCTCCGCACCAGAAATCGATACAGCTGATCATAAACAGTTCGACCATTTGTTCGGATGAGAAACAGAGGTCCTCATACAGACAGAGATCAGAAAGGTAAGAAAGGTAAGGGATTGGGCTTACCTTGACGAGAAGCTTGAGGTAAATATCATTTGATTTTGGGGCGGTACGCTTGGTCTTCTTGCTCTTGCCACCGGCGACCAGATCGATACCCTGCACACAACAGAAATGGACATCGTCATGTAATAATActaaatctagagagagagggaaaaggtTTTTAAGATCAGAACACAGAAGATGATACCATCGCTGCCTCTGCTTGCTCGGCTCCTCCTTCACCTTCCGCCGCGACTGCTTATTGTGGAAGAGTCCATCTCCGCTATCTTATATGAAGAGCAGAGCAGGGATTTTGCCCTATGTCTTTAGATTGATTTAGGGTGCAACTCGGGCCGTGCTAGGACGTCTTTTTGTCAGCCCTAGCCCAGCCTGAAGGTGCAATTGCAAACTCCCAATCTTAGCCTACCTCTTTCCAGCCAGACCTTAGATCGAGCTTCCGGTCCAACTTAGCCTGGCATTCTATGAATAAATCCCGAAGCCCAACCCAATTGGGTGAAATCCACTATATTTTGGAAATGTGTTGGGCAAacccaatttagaaaatgtaATGTTTTGTTATGCATGAAATGACTTAAAACTTGTGAGGAAAATCTGAAGTTTGTGCAAAAATAAagtatttttatataaaatctAGCAATCAATTGTCTAATTGATACCAAACCAAGTGttgtaaagattttttttcatttggtagttttaaaatgtttttattgaactttaattttttatatattatctaATCATCTGTTAAATTTTGTCAGGTAAAAAGAATCCCCCGTGTTGTGTGCTAAAAATGCTTTATGCGGCAACATAAGCAACACCAGACTAACAAGGTTTTTCTAATGTGTCATTGGgttgaactctctctctctctctctctctgaattcAACTCGACATTATCCTAGCTAAATGAGGTTGGCTATAATGATTCTATACctatcaaggattaaagtattggtatcaatcgTCATATCAGtcaatcaaaattaagatatgtatcgaagGGTATAgtcgtatcagagatacactaaagttacacacataaatggataggaaacatttttttatacacttttgcatatataaaaaaaaattactgtatataacatgtattatgcataaacactaaattaagaATATCGCTTTGAGAGTCCAAAGTTTGTAGTTGGTTATGAGATTAAAATCCTTGTGTCACAactttgattttcactttagttagagagaataATGTCTGGCAAcaaatttgaaacaaaaactctctaaaaaaaattgtgttttgcTTAAAAATGATCCATCTTGGCTATTATATGACTGTAACGCACACCGTATTGATACATATTGTatgtatcaatatgtatcggtCAATACATCATAATAAACACCATTACAtaccaaaacatacattttaccttGATTGTATCAATGGCATATCGACATATATTGTACAACATATATAtcgataaaaatgatttttaaattGGAGCATATCGATAAGGGCCAATATTGATATATActaaagcctttttttttttggtgtgtgggATATTTCCTTAGTGCCGTATTCTACACAATTGAACGTGCATGTCTAATGTTCAAGACCCTCTCACGCTCACCAATAAAGAGATCCAGATAtgaagtaaaatgaaatttaataaccaaatatgaaatgctttggagttagtgatatagCCTCATGGgagtaataattataaaaatttaaatagcAATGAGTTTTCTTAAGGATCTTTATAcaagatagattttttttttatttttttttttatttttatgaaaatatacAAGATAGAATTCAGTAAGAGATCACAAGGGTTACTGCATGCTGTGATTGGACACGAAATTCATCATTAATTTGGAAGTTTACTATTGAGGAATCCTGTCTCAGGAGATTTGTAGCTTTCTTCTGGAGAATGCACTACAGCATTACATAGGGAATTAACCTTCTAGGCATGATTAAGCTTTTGTTTGGTTAAACCATGATTAAAGAGCTAAACACAGCATCTAACCACATATAAAGTCACTACACCTTTGCAAGGGCTGCTCACACATACTGGcacacccaaggattaaagtatcggtatcgatcgccgtatcaatcggccaaaattaagatacgtatcggagaatatcgtatcgtatcggagatacactaagatacgctaaagatacacacataaatggatatgaaacattttttaaacacttttgcataaagaatttgttaaaaaaaactattgataacatgtattatgcataaacactaaattgagggtatcgtactaagaattcaaggtttgtagttgtcccataaatgtaaaatccttgttcccaaccttgatttccactttagttagagagaaatctGGCTGACaataactttggaacaaaaacccttcaaaaaatcgtgttttctgaaaaattacccatcttggccattatatgaccgatactcaccgatatatatcgatactcaccgatatgtatcgatactcaccaatacgtaccaatatatatcgatactcaccgatacgtgccaatatataccgatacgtaccaatcgatacataccgatactcaccgatacgtatcaatacataccgaaacgtatattttacctaattttataattttcatagtcgtatcgaggcatatcgtatcttatcgatgtgtattggtggtgtattgatgcatatcggtatgtattgtaggatatatatagacacgaaaggattttaaaaatttcatgtatcgaatcgatgtgtatcgtatcgtttggctaaatttaaaatacatatcagtgggtatcgtatcggtatcggagatacttaaaaccatgggcaCACCCTTCCTCTACCGCTCCACAACACGGGAAGAAAACCTTCTCCATATTAACAATCTCCAGGATCTGTTGAATTTTCAGTATGATCTTAAGAGGGTGCAATACCGGAAAAAGAAATATCTCCATGCCAATTTGCTGGTATTTCACGAATGTCCAGTGTTTATTGACTATACAGTTTACATAGTACTGGGCAAATGACCCCGCGATGCTTCTTCGGTCAATATGTTTGCACCTTGACTCAAATTGAATAAGGCTCTTATAATTATGATAAATACATAGGTGAATTTGTGCACAGTAAGTGTATGGGAGCCCACCTGCTTACCAGCAATACAACAATTCAATTCCTgctcaattaatttttttcgtATTTCGTTGTGGCTTTCCTGATGAATAAataacttattttattttttgaggaaTGCTGGTCCATACAAGCTCAACACCCATAGAGGCATACAGGCCGAGCCATGCATTCGAAAAACAGGCAATCTCTCTGATTCACAGTGTAGGCACACTGTTTTTGTGGTTAAGGCCATCTCATATGCCCCTACAGGCTTTGAAGCCTTGCAACTAGCATTTTCCTTAATATTCTAGTGGTACATATGTAAGTGAACATACTTGCTGGATGGTATCCAAGTTGCTGTCCACGTTAGAGACTAGATCATCTCATGTGTAGAATGAGCAGCTCAGGTTTTTCAACTAATTTCTTCCATTCGTTGCAAAATCTTGCAACAGTTGCTCCATCCACAACTCTGTGATCTGCTCCAATATTTACCTATTACAGGAAAAACCAAGTTAGAGACGGCTACGCATATATCAACACTGAATATAACTCCTCTGGATGGCACAAAGAACCCCAATGTCATCAAATATGCTGAAACTCCACcatattttgttaaaatttgaaatcattaTCATCTAAATTCTGCAGTTTCCACCATATTATAAAGACATCATATTTTTGCAATGACTCAATGCCTAACCCAAAAACAGAATTCTTAAAAACATTTGAATTTCCAACTAGCTGAGGTATAAGGCACAATAGAAATGAAGGTACTCCCCAATAACCTGTAATATATACAAGATCTTACAACAAATTTCAGGAATCACTGCAAGTATACACGTGGATTCTGACACAGTGATGCCTAAGCATATATAGGTGCTAACTGCTAAAGCATGCCACGATTTTCagaggagaaaaacatagttcAGGCGGTTGGGCATCATGAAGTATACGCCTCAAAGGCAGTATGAAAATCTTTTGaatttaaagaaagaaagatagatGATAGGAAACAAAAATAAGTCAAATAGATATGAGGTATGAAATAATGAGAGCAAGTACAGTTTCTAGGCAAGTCCATGACCCAGAAAAATATCTTACAAggtaattaaatcataaaaatacaaattataaATACCACTACCATATTTAAATATTAAGTAACGGAATTTTGAAGACTCTTCACCAAAGACACTGTCAAATCCTAAATGCAGATGAAAGCTGGTCCCTAAGTAGTGCAATCAGTCATTAATTCTCCATGATACTCCAGGCGAAATCTTGTgatgagaagaaagagagggttgAACCACCTTCCGGGTGAAATAAAGCTTTTCACATACTGTAGAAGACCATATTCAAGAGCTATAGGGgttaaaatttctctttccccCTTGACCAGAGAACTGAAAGATCTTCCAGTTCCATCCTTTCATGAATTCTTTAGGCTTTCTAGTGAACAGCACATCATTAATAAGGATTTGTTACGTGCGATATGCCAACGACTCACTACTGGGAATAGTGGGTGCCGTAGAGCTTCTCATAGAAATACAAAAACGTGTCACCCACTTCCTATGGTCCGGCCTGAACCTTTGGGTAGGCTCTGCAGGATCAACAACAATAGCTGCACGGAGTACGTAGAATTCCCCAATACGGTCATTCGGGAAGTCTTTCCATAAAAAGTGAGCATAAGATGATAGCTTTATATTTCTCCCTTGCTAAACACACAAAGAAGCCTCTCcactagaaattttagaatcCACCACCGCTGGTGAGTTCAGCATCCTTCAAGTGGTTTTTTCAAACCATTTTATTGAAAGGAATATTTCTTCACATGAAGATATGGGTTAATCATTCCCAAATGTGCTAAGAAATATTTCTTGACATGCGGAGAATTTAATTATTCTGCAATGGTTAGAAAACATTGAGAGTATCTAAGAAAATCTGGTCCACTCCCTGGTAAGATGTTCACACCCATCTTCTACAGTAGATGTGAAATGAAAACGAATTCCTTTCAATTGGGTGTATGGAGCACCATTCCCTCAATTCCACCCCCGACCAaacaccagagagagagagagagagagagagagagagagagagagagagtacggCTTACATTGGCCATGGATGCAGGATACACATTTTCATCCTCGGCAAAGCGAGGAACTTTCTGGATTCGACCAATTGCAATGATAGCAACTTCAGGCAAGTTGAGGATGGGAGAGCCAAACTTCCCTCCAATTGCTCCAATGTTGCTTAAAGTTATTGTTCCATCAGAGATATCCTCAGAACTAAGCTTGTTATTTAATGCCAAATATTGTAACCGTGACAGCTCTTTTGTAATCTAAACAGAGATAAGAAAGCTTTAATACAATATTCTGcatttgtaaaaaaataaaaaataaagaggaaataAAGACAAGATTTTGAGATACTTTGGAGTGGGGAAAAAAGGAGGTCTCAATCCAAACAGCAACTAAAATCTGAAAAAGGGCAATGCTATACACAAGGacaattgtatttttcttttatacctTCACTTGTtcggaaattaaaaaaatgtcatttatagtttcaagttttagttTGCCATAGCATAATATTCTTCAATTTGATAAATCAACTCATGTATAATTCAGGAAAATCAATAATATACTAAGCCAAGTTCTGAAATTTTAGCAACATGACTTGAAATTTATGAGAATTATATTCAACAGATAAGTATATGTTcgttggaaacagcctctcctgcaaaaagggtaaggctgcgtacattttcccctcccagaccctacagtagcgggagcctcatgcattgggaTGCTCAAATAAGGATATGTTCCAATCAGTCAGGCTATGCTGAAAGTTATAGATTTCTGAGTGAGCCCCACCCACTGATGCAGTGAgacaccccccccctttttctttttcctcgaCCACCCATATTTgaaagttttttaaaatttgtcCACCTGAGTGGTAAATGGGAAAATCTTTATAATTTTTCTATCATCAGGTATTGATGTTCTTCTTCTCAACATTATTACTATTTTGCTGTTGCTATTTTTATTACTAAACTTCAGTCTGGTTTCATCTTAACCACTTCTATTCCAATTTGAGATTAGTTTAAAATAGTTGGATTTGTTCTATCCAGCTTAAAAATTGTACTGAACCATTAAGACTTATTCTATTTCCTGACTCTTCAAGCCTGGCCTTTTAGGGAGGGAGGGGTTAAAGCTTGCCACTTCTACTTGATTTTGGTGAGAAGCAAATGAAGAGAATATTCTTAAAACATGGAAAAGAACattaaattttacatataaGAAAGTGGATTGAGCTAACCTCCAAGATGGATAATGACTGAACCTTCTTTATGTTTGGTACCACTAAACCATATGGAGTAGCCATGGCTATTCCAATATTGTGGCATCCTAACCATAAACCAATAAGATGAGGATATGAGGTCAATTCCAAACAAAACAACCAAATGTTAACATTAGAAGTTACATCTAACAGGATATGGCAAAGGCTTgaattagaaaaataagagGTTTTCCAGTAGAAAACGTTAacgctatgtttggttgcaaggggaattaaagggaagggaagtgaaattttcatacttaaaaaagaaatatatgtaatcattaccccatgtgactatatcattacttcaaatcattccatatttggttataaaatttcactttactttacatccaaaaccctttgctataatatgtaaaataaaaattacatgtaaaatgtatcattaccaaatatggttaaaaaaatcaagtagtttatataatcacattgaatcacatgggataatgattataaacattccttttaagtataaaaatttcacctcgtttccctttaaattccccttgcaagTAAATGGAGCCTAAAGCtttgaattaaaaaatacaGCAACAAACACATCTGCATTTTAGATTAAGCTCTTTTTATATCATATAATCATCATAATAAACATAAACtcacaaaataattaaaatagtaCATCTATTTGTCCTCATAAAATAGCATTTCAACATAATAGCCATGGAAAGGGAATAAAATGAAaccaagattaaaaaaatatatatgcaaTATGTTGATCGTTGAGTAAAACTTGGTCTTGGAATTTTCTACGTGCCTTATTGACACAAGAAAACAATGATCCTTCACCATGCAAGGCATCAAGCTTGGCCAAATATCCAGAGGAAGCTCCCAGCAGGTCTCCTATTTGCACTCTGATAGCTCTAATTTCCAGGTCAATACACCAATAACGTGGACCTCAAGGATTTTAATCTTTCTGAACTAGGAATTTGGCAAGCCTAAAGTCTTTTTGGATTTCATTTCATGTGCTCTCCACCAACCTTCTGTTCCTTTTTAAAGATGAATGCAGTTGCTCCTGAACTGATACagaacaagttcatattctagAATCTTCATAAAGAATAAGCTAAAGTGTTAAATTAGTGGGATTCCAGAACAACTGGAGGCAAAAGAAATCACCATGGGCCATAGTATATTGGAAGAACAAATTGCCTTGAAAGTGAAGTAAGCATCTCTAATCATCTATTCACTACTGCAATACATTCTCTTGAATCTCATTTTAGAACTGACGCCGACACAAATAAAGAGTTATCTCAGAAAGAAAGTCTTCATAGAGTTGAAACCACCTAGTTAATTTCTTATCTGCATACCTTTAAATATAACCTCAAATGACTCCTCGCTGAAGGTACTATTTAATATGGGATATTTTGCCAATGCCAACGAAAGTGACTTTATTAAGAACGCAAGGTAAGTGTGTTTGATATCTGGATCAGAATTCGCATCTTGAAAAGATGCTTTAACCTCCACAAGAGCATCAAAATTTATCTCTTCCAGATAATGAAAATGAGGGACTTTGGCAGCCATTGTCATTGATTTAACCATTAAACGCTGAAATCCCCTGAACAAGCATTACTGAATCAGTCAAGGATCCAAATCTTTCTACAAATTATAAATGGCTCAGTTTAAATAGACACAATAAAATGATCATCTTAGTGATGATTCAACTACTACATAGAGAAAAAGAACTTCCTACAGCAGAACATTCcaatgaagaaacaaaagagTATAAGAAATCAAAGGCTTATTGCTTAATACCAGTCCAACACAACAGAAGGGGGAAAGATGTTCTAGTCCCTTTTTTACAGCTTTCCAAATAACAACAATCATAGTGATAAGAGGTACTATCTTACAAACAGAAACAATAGTAGAGCTATCAAAGAGCTCATCGCCTAATTTTTGAACCGgtcaaacaaattaaaaaaaaaatcttaatcccTTATTTacagatttattattatcaaagCATGCAAAATGAGGAAAGCAAATGTATAGTCAGAATTATTTTTGTGACTTACATGATCTAACAACAGAGATCTGTAAGAAGGCTCGAGCGTAATACATTTCTAAGGGTGCTTTGGCACTTGAAATATGCTGCCTCAGTGATTGCAAACTCCAGCAATTAAAATTCGGTAAGGTGGTAAAAGGTTTTCTGGATATGATTGTTTCGATGAAAGAGGGTGGTAAAAGGTTTTCTGGATATGATTGTTTCGATGAAAGAGGGTGTTAATCAATTCAAGGGCTATCTCGACTTTCCCTTTGCATGCTTTTATCTGCCCCATGAAAGCTCAGTTGTCCCTCAAATTTTGTGGGCCGTCCACTTCAACTTTTAACAGGTGGTAAATTTAAGGCCAAAAGCATTTTAGCATGTGACACAATCAGCGAGTCAATTTTGGTCAATATTTGGATTACCACATCAGCTGTCGATCTCTTTCATGGTTAAAAATGCCAGGAAATCAAAATTAACTAGAATATGCCACACGTTTGTCATTGGCCATGGAATTTGACCTGGACATTTCAAAGGGTGCTCGACCTATTTAATGGTTGGATTGGCCACATCAGCCCACTATATGACAGAACAATACAGATATTTTTCTAGACCAGCCTGACTAGATAACCTTCAGCTAATAATATACATTTATGTTATCATCACATAATGCATAGGATCTTTAACCAACAGAAAATGCATAATATCTTCTAAGTGCTAATATGAATCACAAAACATAAGTATGCCTAAGTTCCGCGGTTCGCATGTCTCTCCAAATTCATGTGGGCACATAGAGTATTACCTCAAGGGAACTGTCTTATCTTCATACTGTGATCCATCTGCAGCTAATTGATACGaatatttctcctcttttatcATCACATGTTCTAAAAGACTTGCATGTGAAGTTTCCTTTGATTCTTTAGACGTTCCTTTATTGTCCACATATTTTAGGACATCTTCTTTtaaaattctcccacctttagcAGTTCCATGAATATCATTTATACATACACCATATTGCTTTGCCAGATTCCGAACAGCAGGTGTAGCCAGAACTCCTCCAATGTTTTCTTTATACAACTCAGCCTTCAAATGTGTTGTATTGTCCAAAGACCTCACAGATGGGACCTGAGATTCTTCCACAGCCATCTTAAGAAGAGTTTCTCCAACCTGCAATTTAAGCTCAAAACATAATCATCTTTTCAAGATACCAGAATAATCAAGCACagaacaaataaataaggatTTGATCCACTACCAAATCCAGGGAGCAAGTGGGCAGCTTGGGCTGGGGAACTGATAAATTTTGAACTTAATTAGGCCCAAGACTGGCCCAGCCCAGACCATCTTGTTTGGTTCAAAGTTGAGCCTCATTTCAGCCCAACATGCACCCATTACCAAATCTCTTCCCTTATCTAGTAAGGATGATAATCTTCCAGCCTCTTGCATAGAAACATCAAAAGTCAAAAAAGGCAAGATATTATACCAACCGTTATTGCCAATCATAAATATTATTTCTAGCGATTAATGTGAGTACACTTGTAAGGAGAATAGAGGTGTAAATCATCTTCAGTTTCATGTAGAAATTTTTGAGTGGATGTTTTGTTCTTTATGGAGTTTAACATGTAAACCAAGTTCCATGATTGTTCCACTAAGAGGTTGGAGATTGAAATATTAGGTTAAAATCAGTCTTGGTTGTTAAAAACACTCCTAGTGTCACCTCACTGGGAATTTTGCTTCTTACTATTTGCTGATGTGATCATATGGAAAGTATCATGATATTATTTCTCAATTAGTAAGCAATAATCTATTGCTAATTTGAGTAAATTGCAAGAAGCGTGAAGAAAGTATGAGTCATCTTCACTTTCCAGTGGATATTGAGTGGTGGATCTTTTTCCTTCCGTGAAGTGCAATGTGTAACCCCAACTTCTGTGATTGATCTGCAAAAAGTTGTAGATTgaaactttaattttttttccgggggcttcttttattgttttttgttgGAGCAGTCAGAAGAAAAGGAATGGACGAATTCTCAGACAAATGTAACACCATTGCCACGGCTGAAGGAAAACTGGAGGAGTTGATGTTACATTGCTCTTATATATTGGAGTTCTATGAATCCTAATAGTTTATATTGCAAtatcatatttattttttgagataTGTAAGTTGccatattttaattttgaaaacattgGTCCTTAAATAGCTTGATCAACACCCCCACCATACACCTTCTCATGTATAGTAGTTATTTTCCACATCATAAATAAAACCATTAACGGGCTGTGGGATAAGTTGGTTTAGCCATAAATCATGGTCTGATGAACTAATACGTTTGGTGTCTATTTCTATCCTGAAGGGCTAAATACCATAGTTCATGACAAAACCATATGATTTCTTACAGTTTAGGGTTATGAACAAACTAACAAAGTGTGTGTCCAGGATGGGCCTAGCATTTACCACATTTTGAATAGGCATGTAATCCAAATTCAGGTCCAAAACACAACATGCAAGATCACATGTTCACACCCTAGTTCTGGGACTCACAGTAGTTGTTAAAATTGGGTTAGAATGGCGAAATAggtagagaaaataaaacctaAATACAATGAAAGCTAAAACAGTATGATGGTTGGGTTGGAATGGATTTCTCTATAGCTTTCAACTGTATATAGTTTCTTGGTAGTTTGATATTCTCCAGAGAATAACTGTGTTTTCTGATAATAATAGATGACAAGAAAAAAGTATATGCTAGGTTTAGAAGATCAAGTTGAAGATTTGAAAGcattgtaagattttcaatgGTGGCAAATTACCACTAACAGTAGCAGGTGGCAGAAGAATATAACGAAAGCAACATAAAACTTTCAATTTCATTATCTAAGAAAATATGTAGTAAAACCCTTCATCCATTTTCTTCTAAAAATCAACTCCTATTGACCTGAATTAAGGGACATGGACAAGGCTGACTATTCTactcaaataaaaatacaatttaattgaaaatttcCCTTATTGACTTTACCAGCCTGAAAGTAAGTTAACAAGGACACTACTTGGGGATGAAATTa
This Macadamia integrifolia cultivar HAES 741 chromosome 10, SCU_Mint_v3, whole genome shotgun sequence DNA region includes the following protein-coding sequences:
- the LOC122091729 gene encoding lipoamide acyltransferase component of branched-chain alpha-keto acid dehydrogenase complex, mitochondrial-like isoform X1, producing MWKRVWEKSASTSGVRGQLLWRSCSGRRAHSFACNGGQQTPSPSFSSRFVLRRCASASVPSAKLFTNSHASKKCFFSSQPLPNLPVGGIVEVPLAQTGEGIAECELLKWFVQEGEQVEEFQRLCEVQSDKATIEITSRYQGKVSHILYSPGDIVKVGETLLKMAVEESQVPSVRSLDNTTHLKAELYKENIGGVLATPAVRNLAKQYGVCINDIHGTAKGGRILKEDVLKYVDNKGTSKESKETSHASLLEHVMIKEEKYSYQLAADGSQYEDKTVPLRGFQRLMVKSMTMAAKVPHFHYLEEINFDALVEVKASFQDANSDPDIKHTYLAFLIKSLSLALAKYPILNSTFSEESFEVIFKGCHNIGIAMATPYGLVVPNIKKVQSLSILEITKELSRLQYLALNNKLSSEDISDGTITLSNIGAIGGKFGSPILNLPEVAIIAIGRIQKVPRFAEDENVYPASMANVNIGADHRVVDGATVARFCNEWKKLVEKPELLILHMR
- the LOC122091729 gene encoding lipoamide acyltransferase component of branched-chain alpha-keto acid dehydrogenase complex, mitochondrial-like isoform X2, producing MWKRVWEKSASTSGVRRQLLWRSCRGRRAHSFACNGGQQTPSPSFSSRFVLRRCASASVPSAKLFTNSHASKKCFFSSQPLPNLPVGGIVEVPLAQTGEGIAECELLKWFVQEGEQVEEFQRLCEVQSDKATIEITSRYQGKVSHILYSPGDIVKVGETLLKMAVEESQVPSVRSLDNTTHLKAELYKENIGGVLATPAVRNLAKQYGVCINDIHGTAKGGRILKEDVLKYVDNKGTSKESKETSHASLLEHVMIKEEKYSYQLAADGSQYEDKTVPLRGFQRLMVKSMTMAAKVPHFHYLEEINFDALVEVKASFQDANSDPDIKHTYLAFLIKSLSLALAKYPILNSTFSEESFEVIFKGCHNIGIAMATPYGLVVPNIKKVQSLSILEITKELSRLQYLALNNKLSSEDISDGTITLSNIGAIGGKFGSPILNLPEVAIIAIGRIQKVPRFAEDENVYPASMANVNIGADHRVVDGATVARFCNEWKKLVEKPELLILHMR